In one window of Macrotis lagotis isolate mMagLag1 chromosome 5, bilby.v1.9.chrom.fasta, whole genome shotgun sequence DNA:
- the POFUT2 gene encoding GDP-fucose protein O-fucosyltransferase 2, translated as MAAEAPRSRARPGPRGPWLLLLLAAAAAPPGAAQGDEFRPGQWGAAAAAGGGAAAAARGRRYLLYDVNPPEGFNLRRDVYVRVASLLKTLLRAERWALVLPPWGRLVHWRSPELRQLRLRWARFFDLPSLERNIPVLEYEQFLAESGGPFIEQVLVLQGFAEGWERGAWEEKAEARPCLQPPPYARDRQGYYRGWFWGYEETRGLNLSCLSVQGHASIVAPLLLRSTARSVMLDRAENLLHDHYGGKEYWDTRRSMVFAKHLRVAGDDFRSKFLNSSDDADEIVYSEDWTKMKVKPGSSLGGPYLGVHLRRKDFIWGHREDVPSLQGAVKTIRSLMETHQLHQVFVATDAVKEECEELKRLLPEMVRFEPTWEELELYKDGGVAIIDQWICAHARVFIGTSVSTFSFRIHEEREILGLDPKTTYNRFCGDHEQQCEQPTHWKIAY; from the exons ATGGCGGCGGAGGCGCCTCGGAGCCGGGCCCGCCCCGGGCCCCGCGGCCCGTGGCTGCTGCTGCTCCTCGCGGCCGCCGCGGCGCCGCCGGGCGCGGCCCAGGGAGACGAGTTCCGGCCCGGGCAgtggggggcggcggcggcggcggggggcggggcggcggcggcggcgcgggggcGGAG gTACCTGCTGTACGACGTGAACCCGCCCGAGGGCTTCAACCTGCGGCGCGACGTGTACGTGCGCGTGGCGTCGCTGCTGAAGACGCTGCTGCGCGCCGAGCGCTGGGCGCTGGTGCTGCCCCCTTGGGGCCGCCTGGTGCACTGGCGGAGCCCGGAGCTGCGGCAGCTGCGCCTGCGCTGGGCGCGCTTCTTCGACCTCCCGAGCCTGGAGCGCAACATCCCGGTCCTCGAGTACGAGCAGTTCCTGGCGG AGTCCGGCGGCCCCTTCATCGAGCAGGTGCTGGTGCTGCAGGGCTTCGCCGAGGGCTGGGAGCGCGGGGCCTGGGAGGAGAAGGCCGAGGCCCGGCCCTGCCTGCAGCCGCCCCCCTACGCGCGGGACCGGCAGGGCTACTACCG GGGCTGGTTCTGGGGCTACGAGGAGACGCGCGGCCTGAACCTGTCCTGCCTGTCGGTGCAGGGCCACGCGTCCATCGTGGCGCCGCTGCTGCTGAGGAGCACGGCCCG TTCAGTGATGTTGGACAGAGCCGAAAATCTTCTTCATGACCACTATGGCGGAAAAGAATATTGGGAT ACCCGGCGGAGCATGGTCTTTGCCAAACACCTTCGTGTGGCCGGAGACGATTTTAGAAGTAAGTTCTTGAACTCCTCCGATGACGCGGACGAGATAGTGTACAGTGAAGACTGGACGAAGATGAAG GTGAAACCAGGCAGCTCCCTGGGCGGTCCTTACCTTGGGGTACACCTCAGAAGAAAGGACTTTATCTGGGGTCACCGAGAAGATGTGCCCAGCCTGCAGGGAGCGGTGAAGACCATCCGGAGCCTCATGGAGACCCACCAGCTGCACCAAGTGTTTGTAGCCACGGATGCCGTTAAAGAGG AATGCGAGGAGCTCAAGAGGCTGCTTCCTGAAATGGTGAGGTTTGAGCCCACCTGGGAGGAGCTGGAGCTCTACAAGGATGGCGGTGTAGCCATCATCGACCAGTGGATCTGCGCCCATGCCCG AGTCTTCATCGGCACCTCCGTGTCCACCTTCTCCTTTCGGATTCACGAGGAAAGAGAAATCCTGGGCCTGGACCCCAAAACAACCTACAACAGATTCTGCGGTGACCACGAGCAGCAGTGTGAGCAGCCGACCCACTGGAAAATCGCCTACTGA